The following coding sequences lie in one Sesamum indicum cultivar Zhongzhi No. 13 linkage group LG9, S_indicum_v1.0, whole genome shotgun sequence genomic window:
- the LOC105170937 gene encoding uncharacterized protein LOC105170937 isoform X2 — protein sequence MIMAPPAPKQIFPLLVFVLLSISFLFLLSLPASTPKAQIATQFHHIQSPEPGPNFTFIIKVLTFNRLSSLSRCLNSLSRAHYDVNDKVHLHVFIDHFLLDSQNGSADLDHKLNVSKQILDFVDGFDWKFGEKLVHYRTSNAGLQAQWLEAWWPTSDHEFAFVVEDDLEVSPLYYRFLKAVISNYYYNASNFSPSIYGASLQRPRFVPGKHGNKMQLDGGARIFLYQLVGTWGQLLFPRPWKEFRLWYDEHKVKGMKPFLDGMVTTGWYRKMGEKIWTPWFIKFIQSHGYFNIYTNFLHERALSISHRDAGVNYGKTAGPDSYLLDENSIDSNFLELYPLSSLKCKITLLY from the exons ATGATTATGGCGCCGCCGGCGCCAAAGCAAATCTTCCCACTACTCGTCTTTGTTCTCCTCTCCATCTCCTTTCTCTTCCTACTCTCTTTACCAGCCTCCACCCCGAAGGCCCAAATCGCAACCCAATTTCACCATATCCAGAGCCCAGAACCGGGCCCGAACTTCACCTTCATCATCAAAGTCCTCACCTTCAACCGCCTTTCGTCTCTCTCCCGCTGTCTCAACTCTCTATCTCGAGCGCATTATGATGTCAATGATAAAGTTCATCTACACGTATTCATCGACCATTTTCTGCTAGATTCGCAAAATGGCTCTGCCGATTTGGATCACAAATTGAATGTTTCTaagcaaattcttgattttgttgatgGGTTTGATTGGAAATTCGGGGAGAAGTTGGTGCATTATCGGACTTCCAATGCTGGGCTGCAGGCCCAGTGGCTTGAGGCGTGGTGGCCCACCTCAGATCATGAGTTTGCTTTTGTTGTTGAGGACGATCTTGAGGTTTCACCTCTCTATTACAG GTTTCTAAAGGCTGTGATCTCGAATTATTACTATAACGCGTCGAATTTTAGTCCTTCCATTTATGGGGCATCGTTGCAACGGCCTAGATTTGTGCCAG GTAAACATGGAAACAAGATGCAGTTAGATGGTGGAGCTCGGATTTTTCTATATCAGCTAGTTGGCACTTGGGGGCAGCTTCTTTTTCCAAGACCCTGGAAAGAGTTCCGCCTATGGTATGACGAACATAAGGTTAAAGGCATGAAACCATTCCTTGATGGAATG GTGACAACTGGATGGTACAGAAAGATGGGAGAGAAAATCTGGACACCCtggtttattaaatttatccaGTCGCATGGGTACttcaatatttatacaaattttcttCATGAGAGAGCACTGAGCATCTCTCATAGGGATGCTGGTGTGAATTATGGGAAAACAGCAGGACCAGATTCTTACTTACTGGATGAAAATTCTATTGACTCCAACTTTTTGGAACTATACCCTTTGAGTAGTCTCAAGTG CAAAATAACACTGTTGTATTAG
- the LOC105170936 gene encoding protein N-lysine methyltransferase METTL21A isoform X3, translating to MERDGVEDDDIVCLDESFFINDNYQLTRFTFGSQVLELYCLQSASTDFDLTGQLVWPGAELLNHYLSKNADMLRGCSVIELGSGVGITGILCSRFCSEVVMTDHNDEVLKILTRNIELHQSSQDSHSCARLKAEKLEWGNSEQLKYILQRHPEGFDLVLGADIYILILYTFHVLLMNMSSERWNFVIVNTSKS from the exons ATGGAAAGAGATGGAGTAGAAGATGATGATATTGTTTGCTTGGATGAATCTTTCTTCATCAATGACAA CTACCAACTGACGAGGTTTACATTCGGGTCGCAAGTTCTTGAACTCTACTGCCTCCAGTCTGCTTCAA CTGATTTTGATTTGACGGGGCAGTTGGTGTGGCCAGGAGCAGAGCTTCTGAATCATTATCTCTCCAAAAATGCTGATATGCTTCGGGGATGCTCTGTTATTGAGCTTGGCTCTGGTGTCG GCATTACTGGGATACTTTGTAGCAGATTTTGTAGTGAAGTAGTTATGACAGACCACAATGATGAGGTTCTCAAG ATCCTAACGAGGAACATAGAGCTGCatcaatcttcacaagatTCTCATTCTTGTGCTC GATTGAAAGCTGAGAAGCTAGAATGGGGGAATTCTGAGCAGCTAAAGTACATCCTGCAAAGGCATCCAGAAGGGTTTGATCTTGTTCTTGGAGCTGATATCTATATCCTAATTTTATACACTTTTCATGTATTACTTATGAATATGTCATCTGAGAGATGGAATTTTGTCATAGTTAACACGTCGAAGtcatga
- the LOC105170935 gene encoding GDP-mannose transporter GONST1 isoform X1 gives MTPRALSKGASLDFPDPILKSIITLDIAKDSPIDERSPKNHQFNAFVDQVSSPVRREIASRSSLGMKTPNNNDQTDVESGRLEKEREKATRSKRGLSLHNKAFLSGLAYCFSSCGMILVNKYVLSSYDFNAGISLMLYQNFVSVVIVSILSYLGVITTEPFTWRLIKVWLPVNIIFVGMLVTSMFSLKYINVAMVTVLKNVTNVITAVGEMYLFNKHHDNRVWAALFLMIISAISGGFTDLTFHAIGYTWQFINCFLTASYSLTLRRVMDTAKQVTKSGDLNEFSMVMLNNSLSLPLGILLMFVFNEVEYLSQTPLLRLPTFWLVMTLSGFLGLAISFTSMWFLHQTGATTYSLVGSLNKIPLSVAGILLFHVPTSLENSASIFFGLLAGVMFARAKMR, from the exons atgACTCCAAG AGCATTGTCGAAAGGCGCATCTCTCGATTTTCCCGATCCTATCTTGAAGAGCATTATAACTTTGGATATTGCTAAAGATTCCCCAATTGACGAAAGAAGCCCAAAAAATCATCAGTTCAACGCCTTCGTAGATCAGGTCTCAAGTCCAGTTAGAAGAGAAATAGCCAGCAG ATCTTCTTTGGGGATGAAGACTCCAAATAATAATGATCAAACTGATGTTGAGAGTGGGAGGTTggaaaaggagagagaaaaggcAACGCGAAGTAAAAGAGGACTCTCATTACACAATAAGGCCTTTTTGTCTGGCCTCGCatattgtttttcttcctGCGGCATGATACTGGTGAACAAGTATGTCCTCTCCAGTTATGACTTTAATGCTGGAATATCTTTGATGCTGTACCAG AATTTTGTATCCGTAGTTATTGTTTCCATATTAAGTTATCTTGGTGTAATTACAACGGAACCATTCACATGGAGATTAATCAAGGTCTGGTTGCCtgtcaatattatatttgtggGGATGCTGGTCACAAGTATGTTCAG TCTAAAGTATATAAATGTCGCCATGGTCACAGTTCTGAAGAATGTAACCAATGTGATAACTGCTGTTGGTGAAATGTATCTATTCAACAAGCACCACGACAATAGAGTTTGGGCAGCACTTTTCTTAATG ATCATTTCAGCAATATCAGGAGGATTTACGGATCTCACATTTCATGCCATTGGATACACGTGGCAgtttataaattgttttttgACAGCATCTTATTCT TTGACTTTGCGTCGGGTGATGGACACAGCCAAGCAAGTCACCAAATCCGGAGACCTGAATGAGTTCTCAATGGTCATGCTAAACAATAGCCTTTCACTGCCTCTAGGGATTTTGCTTATGTTTGTGTTCAACGAGGTTGAATATCTTTCACAAAC GCCACTTTTGAGGTTGCCCACCTTCTGGCTGGTGATGACCCTTAGTGGATTCCTAGGATTAGCAATCAGCTTCACTTCCATGTGGTTTCTGCATCAGACGGGAGCTACAACATACAG CCTTGTCGGATCCCTAAACAAGATACCTCTTTCTGTTGCTGGCATTCTCCTCTTCCATGTCCCGACTAGCTTGGAAAATTCTGCAAGTATATTCTTTG GCTTGTTGGCAGGAGTGATGTTCGCAAGAGCAAAGATGCGTTAA
- the LOC105170937 gene encoding uncharacterized protein LOC105170937 isoform X1, whose translation MIMAPPAPKQIFPLLVFVLLSISFLFLLSLPASTPKAQIATQFHHIQSPEPGPNFTFIIKVLTFNRLSSLSRCLNSLSRAHYDVNDKVHLHVFIDHFLLDSQNGSADLDHKLNVSKQILDFVDGFDWKFGEKLVHYRTSNAGLQAQWLEAWWPTSDHEFAFVVEDDLEVSPLYYRFLKAVISNYYYNASNFSPSIYGASLQRPRFVPGKHGNKMQLDGGARIFLYQLVGTWGQLLFPRPWKEFRLWYDEHKVKGMKPFLDGMVTTGWYRKMGEKIWTPWFIKFIQSHGYFNIYTNFLHERALSISHRDAGVNYGKTAGPDSYLLDENSIDSNFLELYPLSSLKWYDFCFREVLINRIVKSSNDLGSILQSVQQNNTVVLVSLYRVSETIVRNMLCHLERLNIRNYILVGPTSHFLLDLARRGHPVIDASQFSEFSQLAKSINFQDSTVELIKEILVKAYATRKSLELGYSTWLLDGNMLPISSDSFIDSFGHSNDFYIGKTAGLFFVRSSSSTLKIWADHFLYDVASLVDTLRKQSGSNDGMIISAVEKLLEKQKIAFKNIDVMQLGLDASTIHANQTLSHIKNKFIFWSSGTELDIIQRQLVLLDFWVVDSDSSCTAVICHRS comes from the exons ATGATTATGGCGCCGCCGGCGCCAAAGCAAATCTTCCCACTACTCGTCTTTGTTCTCCTCTCCATCTCCTTTCTCTTCCTACTCTCTTTACCAGCCTCCACCCCGAAGGCCCAAATCGCAACCCAATTTCACCATATCCAGAGCCCAGAACCGGGCCCGAACTTCACCTTCATCATCAAAGTCCTCACCTTCAACCGCCTTTCGTCTCTCTCCCGCTGTCTCAACTCTCTATCTCGAGCGCATTATGATGTCAATGATAAAGTTCATCTACACGTATTCATCGACCATTTTCTGCTAGATTCGCAAAATGGCTCTGCCGATTTGGATCACAAATTGAATGTTTCTaagcaaattcttgattttgttgatgGGTTTGATTGGAAATTCGGGGAGAAGTTGGTGCATTATCGGACTTCCAATGCTGGGCTGCAGGCCCAGTGGCTTGAGGCGTGGTGGCCCACCTCAGATCATGAGTTTGCTTTTGTTGTTGAGGACGATCTTGAGGTTTCACCTCTCTATTACAG GTTTCTAAAGGCTGTGATCTCGAATTATTACTATAACGCGTCGAATTTTAGTCCTTCCATTTATGGGGCATCGTTGCAACGGCCTAGATTTGTGCCAG GTAAACATGGAAACAAGATGCAGTTAGATGGTGGAGCTCGGATTTTTCTATATCAGCTAGTTGGCACTTGGGGGCAGCTTCTTTTTCCAAGACCCTGGAAAGAGTTCCGCCTATGGTATGACGAACATAAGGTTAAAGGCATGAAACCATTCCTTGATGGAATG GTGACAACTGGATGGTACAGAAAGATGGGAGAGAAAATCTGGACACCCtggtttattaaatttatccaGTCGCATGGGTACttcaatatttatacaaattttcttCATGAGAGAGCACTGAGCATCTCTCATAGGGATGCTGGTGTGAATTATGGGAAAACAGCAGGACCAGATTCTTACTTACTGGATGAAAATTCTATTGACTCCAACTTTTTGGAACTATACCCTTTGAGTAGTCTCAAGTGGTATGACTTCTGTTTTAGAGAAGTACTTATTAATAGAATCGTGAAGAGTTCGAATGACCTTGGTTCCATCCTTCAATCTGTGCAGCAAAATAACACTGTTGTATTAGTGAGCCTGTACAGAGTGTCGGAGACAATTGTCAGGAATATGCTCTGCCACTTGGAGCGGCTGAATATTCGAAACTATATCTTAGTTGGCCCAACATCTCATTTCCTTCTCGATCTTGCTAGAAGGGGGCACCCTGTTATCGATGCAAGCCAGTTTTCTGAATTCAGCCAACTTGCAAAGTCTATAAATTTTCAGGATTCAACTGTGGAGCTGATCAAAGAGATTCTAGTGAAGGCTTATGCAACAAGAAAGAGTTTGGAACTTGGTTATAGTACTTGGTTGCTAGATGGAAACATGCTTCCTATTAGCAGTGACTCTTTTATTGATTCCTTTGGCCATTCAAATGATTTTTACATTGGGAAGACTGCTGGACTTTTCTTTGTCAGGAGCTCATCCTCTACATTGAAGATTTGGGCTGACCATTTCTTATACGATGTTGCTTCACTAGTCGACACATTAAGGAAACAATCAGGTTCTAATGACGGCATGATTATCAGTGCGGTTGAGAAATTACTGGAGAAGCAGAAGATTGCATTTAAAAACATTGATGTTATGCAGCTTGGTTTGGATGCCAGCACTATTCATGCCAACCAAACTTTgtctcatataaaaaataaatttattttctggtCCTCTGGAACAGAATTGGATATAATACAGAGGCAGCTTGTACTTTTAGATTTCTGGGTTGTGGATAGTGATTCTTCTTGTACTGCTGTTATTTGTCACCGCTCATAA
- the LOC105170936 gene encoding protein-lysine N-methyltransferase EFM3 isoform X2 produces MERDGVEDDDIVCLDESFFINDNYQLTRFTFGSQVLELYCLQSASRAELLNHYLSKNADMLRGCSVIELGSGVGITGILCSRFCSEVVMTDHNDEVLKILTRNIELHQSSQDSHSCARLKAEKLEWGNSEQLKYILQRHPEGFDLVLGADICFQQSSIPLLFNTVEKLLQVSRQAKCKFILGYVSRAKVMDDMVISEASQHGLHVTEVAGTRATVRNLEGVIYEITCG; encoded by the exons ATGGAAAGAGATGGAGTAGAAGATGATGATATTGTTTGCTTGGATGAATCTTTCTTCATCAATGACAA CTACCAACTGACGAGGTTTACATTCGGGTCGCAAGTTCTTGAACTCTACTGCCTCCAGTCTGCTTCAA GAGCAGAGCTTCTGAATCATTATCTCTCCAAAAATGCTGATATGCTTCGGGGATGCTCTGTTATTGAGCTTGGCTCTGGTGTCG GCATTACTGGGATACTTTGTAGCAGATTTTGTAGTGAAGTAGTTATGACAGACCACAATGATGAGGTTCTCAAG ATCCTAACGAGGAACATAGAGCTGCatcaatcttcacaagatTCTCATTCTTGTGCTC GATTGAAAGCTGAGAAGCTAGAATGGGGGAATTCTGAGCAGCTAAAGTACATCCTGCAAAGGCATCCAGAAGGGTTTGATCTTGTTCTTGGAGCTGATATCT GCTTTCAGCAGTCCAGTATTCCTTTGCTCTTCAACACTGTGGAAAAGCTCCTCCAGGTTAGCCGTCAAGCAAAATGTAAATTCATATTAGGCTACGTATCCAGAGCGAAAgt AATGGACGATATGGTGATAAGTGAAGCCTCGCAACATGGATTACACGTTACTGAAGTTGCTGGAACTCGTGCTACTGTTAGAAATCTTGAGGGCGTTATATATGAGATTACTTGTGGATGA
- the LOC105171146 gene encoding pentatricopeptide repeat-containing protein At1g18485, giving the protein MFHHVRFLRIASFTHIRLQPLSSLSTTSPLWGPAADILPLCATAQSLSATQQAHALAVIHGHLPFSVSISAALILSYATHHSHPSTLQSLFSQAVPFSRSPFLHNTLIRACTILSTGPHKNCVVDLGLFLYNDLLGDTGLRPDDYTFPFVLKLCADSLHVLKGLEVHGRLIKAGFDEDVFVNNTLILFYGSCGDIRSVEILFDEMPDRDLISWNTGIRVLSDNVYLLESVGLFKDMISMSGFMPNVISVLSVLPVCAGIQDERLVTMIHCYVFKVGLDGEIRVGNALVDAYGKCGNIEALEGVFSEMAEINEVSWNSIIGGFSYRGFSSKALGCFRAMISQHVKLNTVTIATMLPTLIDLDLFNMGKELHGFSVKKGMDSDIFVANALIDLYGKWRRFAEASNVFYKMHTRNIVSWNAMIGNLAQNGLELDAIELVREMQAHADIPNSITLTNVLPACARLGFLHHGREIHGRSIRLRSDFDLFVSNALTDMYVKCGRLDLAQTIFNLSLRDEVSYNILIIGYSQTSKCLNSISLFKEMEVVGLNHDGVSYTGVLSACANISAIKEGKQIHAFAIRRLFHEHLFIANSLLDLYTKCGRIDIARKVFDRISKRDTASWNTLILGFGMIGEINTAVDLFEAMKVDGVRYDSVSYIAVLSACSHGGLVGKGREYFDDMLAGNIEPSEMHYACMVDLLGRSGLVEEAVQLINSISIKPGANIWGALLGASRLHGNVELGCWAAEHLLELKPDHPGYYVLLSNMYAEAGRWDEADRIRKLMDLRRVRKNPGCSWVQTQDEIHGFIAGERFDPYLWHAIST; this is encoded by the coding sequence ATGTTCCACCATGTCCGTTTTCTCCGCATAGCGTCTTTCACTCACATTCGCCTACAACCCCTCTCTTCTCTTTCCACCACTTCCCCGTTATGGGGGCCAGCCGCCGACATACTCCCCCTCTGCGCTACCGCGCAGTCCCTTTCCGCCACCCAGCAAGCCCACGCACTTGCTGTCATCCATGGCCACTTGCCCTTCAGCGTCTCCATTTCCGCTGCTCTCATACTTTCTTACGCCACCCACCACTCTCATCCCTCTACCCTCCAATCCCTGTTCAGCCAGGCAGTCCCCTTTTCTCGCTCCCCTTTTCTCCACAACACCCTCATCCGAGCCTGTACAATTCTATCGACTGGGCCGCACAAGAATTGTGTCGTTGATCTTGGACTGTTCTTGTATAATGATTTATTGGGGGATACTGGTTTAAGGCCTGATGATTACACCTTCCCATTTGTGCTCAAACTCTGTGCGGATTCTTTACATGTGTTGAAAGGTTTGGAAGTGCACGGGAGGTTGATTAAGGCTGGGTTTGATGAGGATGTCTTTGTGAATAATACTCTGATTCTGTTTTATGGTAGCTGTGGGGATATACGGAGTGTCGAGATTCTGTTTGACGAAATGCCGGACAGGGATTTGATCTCATGGAATACAGGTATTCGGGTTCTATCTGATAACGTGTACCTTTTGGAATCAGTTGGTTTGTTCAAAGATATGATTTCAATGTCCGGGTTTATGCCTAATGTGATTAGTGTTTTGAGTGTTCTACCTGTGTGTGCGGGGATTCAGGATGAGAGGTTGGTTACTATGATTCACTGTTATGTATTCAAGGTTGGTTTAGATGGTGAAATAAGGGTAGGAAATGCTTTGGTTGATGCGTATGGAAAGTGTGGGAATATTGAGGCTCTGGAAGGAGTGTTTAGTGAGATGGCTGAGATAAATGAGGTTTCTTGGAATTCAATTATTGGTGGTTTTTCATATAGGGGTTTTAGCAGCAAGGCGTTGGGTTGCTTCAGGGCAATGATAAGTCAGCATGTGAAATTGAATACTGTTACTATTGCCACCATGTTACCGACATTGATAGATCTAGATTTGTTCAATATGGGTAAAGAACTTCATGGTTTCAGTGTAAAAAAGGGTATGGATTCTGATATATTTGTTGCCAATGCATTGATCGATCTGTATGGGAAATGGAGACGTTTTGCTGAAGCTTCAAATGTGTTTTACAAGATGCATACAAGGAACATTGTTTCATGGAATGCCATGATAGGTAACCTTGCTCAAAATGGGCTTGAATTGGATGCTATTGAACTTGTCAGAGAAATGCAAGCTCATGCTGATATCCCTAATTCCATCACTCTCACTAATGTCCTCCCTGCTTGTGCTAGATTGGGCTTTCTCCACCATGGAAGGGAAATACATGGCAGATCCATCCGTTTGAGGTCAGACTTTGATTTGTTCGTCTCAAATGCTTTAACCGACATGTATGTTAAATGTGGTCGCCTGGATCTCGCTCAAACTATATTTAATCTCTCACTCAGAGATGAGGTATCCTACAATATCCTTATAATAGGTTATTCTCAGACAAGCAAGTGCTTGAACTCTATCAGCTTGTTTAAAGAAATGGAAGTAGTGGGGCTCAATCATGATGGTGTTTCCTACACGGGAGTCCTGTCTGCCTGCGCAAATATTTCTGCAATTAAGGAAGGGAAGCAAATCCATGCTTTTGCAATAAGAAGGCTGTTTCATGAACACCTTTTTATCGCAAACTCACTTCTTGACTTGTACACTAAATGTGGCCGGATTGACATTGCCAGGAAGGTTTTCGATCGGATCTCTAAAAGGGATACTGCATCATGGAATACATTGATTTTGGGGTTCGGTATGATTGGGGAAATAAATACTGCAGTTGATCTATTTGAAGCTATGAAAGTAGATGGTGTTAGATATGACTCAGTTTCTTACATAGCAGTTCTCTCTGCTTGTAGCCACGGCGGATTAGTTGGGAAAGGAAGAGAGTACTTTGATGATATGTTGGCTGGAAATATAGAACCCTCTGAAATGCATTACGCTTGCATGGTGGATCTTCTTGGCCGTTCCGGCCTTGTGGAAGAAGCAGTACAGCTTATCAATAGCATATCAATTAAACCTGGTGCCAACATCTGGGGGGCTTTACTTGGGGCGAGTCGGCTCCATGGTAACGTGGAGCTAGGTTGTTGGGCAGCCGAGCATCTTCTTGAGCTAAAGCCTGATCATCCCGGTTATTATGTTCTGCTGTCAAATATGTATGCTGAAGCAGGGAGGTGGGATGAGGCCGATAGGATTAGGAAACTGATGGATCTGAGGAGAGTAAGGAAGAATCCTGGCTGCAGTTGGGTTCAGACCCAAGATGAaatacacggttttattgctGGAGAAAGATTTGATCCATATTTGTGGCATGCCATCTCTACTTGA
- the LOC105170936 gene encoding protein-lysine N-methyltransferase EFM3 isoform X1, with translation MERDGVEDDDIVCLDESFFINDNYQLTRFTFGSQVLELYCLQSASTDFDLTGQLVWPGAELLNHYLSKNADMLRGCSVIELGSGVGITGILCSRFCSEVVMTDHNDEVLKILTRNIELHQSSQDSHSCARLKAEKLEWGNSEQLKYILQRHPEGFDLVLGADICFQQSSIPLLFNTVEKLLQVSRQAKCKFILGYVSRAKVMDDMVISEASQHGLHVTEVAGTRATVRNLEGVIYEITCG, from the exons ATGGAAAGAGATGGAGTAGAAGATGATGATATTGTTTGCTTGGATGAATCTTTCTTCATCAATGACAA CTACCAACTGACGAGGTTTACATTCGGGTCGCAAGTTCTTGAACTCTACTGCCTCCAGTCTGCTTCAA CTGATTTTGATTTGACGGGGCAGTTGGTGTGGCCAGGAGCAGAGCTTCTGAATCATTATCTCTCCAAAAATGCTGATATGCTTCGGGGATGCTCTGTTATTGAGCTTGGCTCTGGTGTCG GCATTACTGGGATACTTTGTAGCAGATTTTGTAGTGAAGTAGTTATGACAGACCACAATGATGAGGTTCTCAAG ATCCTAACGAGGAACATAGAGCTGCatcaatcttcacaagatTCTCATTCTTGTGCTC GATTGAAAGCTGAGAAGCTAGAATGGGGGAATTCTGAGCAGCTAAAGTACATCCTGCAAAGGCATCCAGAAGGGTTTGATCTTGTTCTTGGAGCTGATATCT GCTTTCAGCAGTCCAGTATTCCTTTGCTCTTCAACACTGTGGAAAAGCTCCTCCAGGTTAGCCGTCAAGCAAAATGTAAATTCATATTAGGCTACGTATCCAGAGCGAAAgt AATGGACGATATGGTGATAAGTGAAGCCTCGCAACATGGATTACACGTTACTGAAGTTGCTGGAACTCGTGCTACTGTTAGAAATCTTGAGGGCGTTATATATGAGATTACTTGTGGATGA
- the LOC105170935 gene encoding GDP-mannose transporter GONST1 isoform X2, which produces MKTPNNNDQTDVESGRLEKEREKATRSKRGLSLHNKAFLSGLAYCFSSCGMILVNKYVLSSYDFNAGISLMLYQNFVSVVIVSILSYLGVITTEPFTWRLIKVWLPVNIIFVGMLVTSMFSLKYINVAMVTVLKNVTNVITAVGEMYLFNKHHDNRVWAALFLMIISAISGGFTDLTFHAIGYTWQFINCFLTASYSLTLRRVMDTAKQVTKSGDLNEFSMVMLNNSLSLPLGILLMFVFNEVEYLSQTPLLRLPTFWLVMTLSGFLGLAISFTSMWFLHQTGATTYSLVGSLNKIPLSVAGILLFHVPTSLENSASIFFGLLAGVMFARAKMR; this is translated from the exons ATGAAGACTCCAAATAATAATGATCAAACTGATGTTGAGAGTGGGAGGTTggaaaaggagagagaaaaggcAACGCGAAGTAAAAGAGGACTCTCATTACACAATAAGGCCTTTTTGTCTGGCCTCGCatattgtttttcttcctGCGGCATGATACTGGTGAACAAGTATGTCCTCTCCAGTTATGACTTTAATGCTGGAATATCTTTGATGCTGTACCAG AATTTTGTATCCGTAGTTATTGTTTCCATATTAAGTTATCTTGGTGTAATTACAACGGAACCATTCACATGGAGATTAATCAAGGTCTGGTTGCCtgtcaatattatatttgtggGGATGCTGGTCACAAGTATGTTCAG TCTAAAGTATATAAATGTCGCCATGGTCACAGTTCTGAAGAATGTAACCAATGTGATAACTGCTGTTGGTGAAATGTATCTATTCAACAAGCACCACGACAATAGAGTTTGGGCAGCACTTTTCTTAATG ATCATTTCAGCAATATCAGGAGGATTTACGGATCTCACATTTCATGCCATTGGATACACGTGGCAgtttataaattgttttttgACAGCATCTTATTCT TTGACTTTGCGTCGGGTGATGGACACAGCCAAGCAAGTCACCAAATCCGGAGACCTGAATGAGTTCTCAATGGTCATGCTAAACAATAGCCTTTCACTGCCTCTAGGGATTTTGCTTATGTTTGTGTTCAACGAGGTTGAATATCTTTCACAAAC GCCACTTTTGAGGTTGCCCACCTTCTGGCTGGTGATGACCCTTAGTGGATTCCTAGGATTAGCAATCAGCTTCACTTCCATGTGGTTTCTGCATCAGACGGGAGCTACAACATACAG CCTTGTCGGATCCCTAAACAAGATACCTCTTTCTGTTGCTGGCATTCTCCTCTTCCATGTCCCGACTAGCTTGGAAAATTCTGCAAGTATATTCTTTG GCTTGTTGGCAGGAGTGATGTTCGCAAGAGCAAAGATGCGTTAA